The following are encoded in a window of Colletotrichum lupini chromosome 3, complete sequence genomic DNA:
- a CDS encoding 14-3-3 family protein, giving the protein MGQDDAVYLAKLAEQAERYEEMVENMKIVASEDRDLTVEERNLLSVAYKNVIGARRASWRIVTSIEQKEESKGNSSQVGLIKEYRQKIEAELAKICDDILDVLDAHLIPSAKSGESKVFYHKMKGDYHRYLAEFAVGDRRKDSADKSLEAYKAATEVAQTELPPTHPIRLGLALNFSVFYYEILNAPDQACHLAKQAFDDAIAELDTLSEESYKDSTLIMQLLRDNLTLWTSSEAEPAASGTTEAPAAAKEEGASAEAPAAAAAEEPKAE; this is encoded by the exons ATGGGTCAGGATGATGCTGTGTACTTGGCCAAGCTTGCTGAGCAGGCTGAGCGCTACGAGG AGATGGTTGAGAACATGAAGATCGTCGCCTCCGAGGACCGTGACCTCACCGTCGAGGAGCGCAACCTCCTGTCCGTTGCCTACAAGAACGTCATCGGTGCCCGCCGTGCCTCGTGGAGAATCGTCACCTCCATCGAGCAGAAGGAGGAGTCCAAGGGCAACTCTTCCCAGGTTGGCCTTATCAAGGAGTACCGCCAGAAGATCGAGGCCGAGCTTGCCAAGATCTGCGACGACATTCTCGATGTCCTCGATGCCCACCTCATCCCTTCTGCCAAGTCTGGCGAGTCCAAGGTCTTCTACCACAAGAT GAAGGGTGACTACCACCGCTACCTTGCCGAGTTCGCCGTTGGCGATCGCCGCAAGGACTCTGCCGACAAGTCCCTCGAGGCCTACAAGGCTGCCACCGAGGTTGCCCAGACCGAGCTTCCCCCTACCCACCCCATTCGCCTCGGCCTCGCCCTGAACTTCTCCGTCTTCTACTACGAGATTCTGAACGCCCCCGACCAGGCTTGCCACCTTGCCAAGCAGGCTTTCGATGATGCCATTGCCG AGCTTGACACCCTTAGCGAGGAGTCTTACAAGGATTCTACCCTCATCATGCAGCTTCTCCGTGACAACCTG ACCCTCTGGACCTCTTCTGAGGCTGAGCCCGCGGCGTCAGGCACCACCGAGgcccccgccgccgccaaggAGGAGGGTGCCTCCGCCGAGGCGCCGGCCGCTGCTGCCGCTGAGGAGCCCAAGGCTGAGTAA